From one Cyanobacterium stanieri PCC 7202 genomic stretch:
- a CDS encoding bacterial nucleoid protein Hbs (PFAM: Bacterial DNA-binding protein~COGs: COG0776 Bacterial nucleoid DNA-binding protein~InterPro IPR000119:IPR020816~KEGG: histone family protein DNA-binding protein~PFAM: histone family protein DNA-binding protein~SMART: histone family protein DNA-binding protein~SPTR: Histone family protein DNA-binding protein) translates to MNKGELVDAVAEKASVTKKQADSVISATVEAIMEAVSSGDKVTLVGFGSFESRDRKAREGRNPKTGEKMDIPATKVPAFSAGKLFKERVAPPKS, encoded by the coding sequence ATGAACAAAGGTGAATTAGTCGATGCAGTAGCAGAAAAGGCATCTGTAACCAAAAAACAGGCAGATTCCGTCATTAGTGCCACCGTGGAAGCCATTATGGAAGCGGTTTCTAGTGGAGATAAAGTAACCCTCGTTGGTTTTGGTTCTTTTGAAAGCCGTGACAGAAAAGCCCGTGAAGGACGTAATCCTAAAACTGGTGAAAAAATGGATATTCCTGCCACCAAAGTACCAGCTTTCTCTGCAGGTAAATTATTCAAAGAGAGAGTAGCCCCCCCCAAATCATAG
- a CDS encoding L-threonine O-3-phosphate decarboxylase (PFAM: Aminotransferase class I and II~TIGRFAM: L-threonine-O-3-phosphate decarboxylase; histidinol-phosphate aminotransferase~COGs: COG0079 Histidinol-phosphate/aromatic aminotransferase and cobyric acid decarboxylase~InterPro IPR004839:IPR004838:IPR005860~KEGG: cyp:PCC8801_2936 L-threonine-O-3-phosphate decarboxylase~PFAM: aminotransferase class I and II~SPTR: L-threonine-O-3-phosphate decarboxylase;~TIGRFAM: L-threonine-O-3-phosphate decarboxylase): MVRPIHGGNLDWAAEIAGCAPDDILDFSASINPLGIPPSAIALIRDNIDTLQHYPDPSYHKLRKALADHHGVTPEQIVVGNGAAELLTWGAYEGSKLTDFYLPSPCFADYRRAVKTFEIPTKFYPLDALEKGFKEDTSPSGLIINNPHNPTGKLWDKPTLQRHLNKFALVIIDEAFMDFITPEYAPSLIDLVTDYPNLIVVRSLTKFYAIPGLRLGYAITNPQRCQTWQQWRDPWSVNNFASLVGETVIKDQEFQQKTYQWLTPARIALENALKQNPLFAPLPSAVNFLLVKTKIPSSQLQQKLLKQSQILIRDCLSFPELGDDFFRIAIRTPQENQRLIDALNMAYDP, encoded by the coding sequence ATGGTTAGACCTATCCATGGCGGTAATTTAGATTGGGCGGCAGAAATTGCAGGTTGTGCGCCCGATGATATTCTTGATTTTTCTGCCAGTATCAATCCTCTGGGTATTCCCCCAAGCGCGATCGCCCTTATCCGTGATAATATCGATACATTACAACATTATCCCGATCCCAGTTATCACAAACTAAGAAAAGCCCTTGCTGATCATCATGGGGTGACACCCGAGCAAATTGTTGTGGGTAATGGTGCCGCCGAACTATTGACATGGGGAGCGTATGAAGGCAGTAAACTGACAGATTTTTATCTCCCTAGCCCTTGTTTTGCTGATTATCGCCGAGCAGTCAAAACTTTTGAAATACCTACCAAGTTTTATCCCCTAGATGCCTTAGAGAAAGGATTTAAGGAGGATACCAGCCCATCAGGTTTAATTATTAATAATCCCCACAATCCCACGGGAAAATTATGGGATAAACCCACCCTACAACGTCATCTCAATAAATTTGCCCTCGTTATCATCGATGAGGCTTTTATGGATTTTATCACCCCCGAATATGCTCCGAGTTTAATAGATTTAGTAACAGATTATCCTAACTTGATTGTGGTGCGATCGCTCACAAAATTTTATGCCATACCGGGGTTACGATTAGGTTATGCCATCACCAACCCCCAAAGATGCCAGACATGGCAACAATGGCGAGATCCTTGGAGTGTGAACAATTTTGCTTCTTTGGTAGGGGAAACGGTGATTAAAGACCAAGAATTTCAACAAAAAACTTATCAATGGTTAACCCCCGCTCGAATAGCCTTAGAAAATGCCCTCAAACAAAATCCCCTATTTGCTCCCTTACCCAGTGCTGTTAACTTTCTGTTGGTGAAAACAAAAATACCTAGTAGTCAACTACAACAAAAATTATTAAAGCAATCCCAAATTTTAATTCGAGATTGCCTCAGTTTTCCTGAATTGGGGGATGATTTTTTCCGTATTGCCATACGTACCCCCCAAGAAAATCAACGGTTGATTGATGCCCTTAATATGGCTTATGACCCCTAA
- a CDS encoding glycosyl transferase family 2 (PFAM: Glycosyl transferase family 2~COGs: COG1215 Glycosyltransferase probably involved in cell wall biogenesis~InterPro IPR001173~KEGG: cyh:Cyan8802_2151 glycosyl transferase family 2~PFAM: glycosyl transferase family 2~SPTR: Glycosyl transferase family 2) produces the protein MSLITAIICTHNRASYLAAAIDSLLHQDMDDYDVIVVDNGSTDNTADVVKERLDNPRLTYIYEPKLGLSVARNTGAMNTDAQILAYLDDDAEASVSWLKNLVQVYQNDSQVAIAGGSVNLILPEGYDQLPEWISEDLAGALGLYNLGEEIKYITEAGLTPRGLNYSIRRQFLMDIGGFDINLGRVGTKLLSNEELYMTELALKKGYKVAYIPDAKVGHNVQPERLKKDWFLRRSWWQGISEYYRAQGKKTNKSQQFLNTAERILRGIYKSFKYYGNPAVRFENLLYVYGQFGYLKHLISGGELETRE, from the coding sequence ATGTCTCTGATTACTGCCATTATTTGCACCCATAATCGAGCTAGTTATTTAGCTGCTGCCATTGATAGTTTATTACATCAGGATATGGATGATTATGATGTAATCGTGGTGGATAATGGCTCTACGGATAACACTGCTGATGTGGTAAAGGAGCGTTTGGATAATCCTCGTTTGACATATATTTATGAACCAAAGTTAGGTTTATCTGTGGCGAGAAATACTGGGGCTATGAATACTGATGCTCAGATTTTGGCTTATTTGGATGATGATGCTGAGGCTTCCGTGTCTTGGTTAAAAAATCTGGTGCAAGTATATCAAAATGATAGTCAAGTGGCGATCGCAGGGGGTTCGGTAAATCTCATTTTGCCAGAGGGGTATGATCAATTACCTGAATGGATTTCTGAGGATTTGGCGGGGGCTTTGGGGTTATACAATTTGGGGGAAGAAATTAAATACATTACAGAGGCAGGATTGACTCCTAGGGGATTAAATTATTCCATTCGTCGTCAATTTTTAATGGATATTGGCGGATTTGACATTAATTTAGGAAGAGTCGGCACGAAATTGTTATCAAATGAGGAGCTTTATATGACGGAGTTGGCTTTGAAAAAAGGTTATAAAGTTGCCTATATCCCCGATGCCAAAGTAGGTCATAATGTGCAACCAGAAAGGTTAAAAAAAGATTGGTTTTTGCGTCGTAGTTGGTGGCAAGGCATTAGTGAATATTATCGAGCGCAGGGTAAAAAAACCAACAAATCCCAACAGTTTTTAAATACTGCTGAGAGGATTTTGCGGGGGATTTATAAGAGTTTTAAATATTATGGAAATCCTGCTGTCCGTTTTGAAAATTTACTCTACGTATATGGACAGTTTGGTTATTTAAAACACTTGATCAGTGGAGGTGAATTAGAGACAAGGGAATAG
- a CDS encoding hypothetical protein (KEGG: tva:TVAG_039030 hypothetical protein~SPTR: Putative uncharacterized protein) has translation MLIGKIYHLNHGWLWVKQHKGCLNLSLTDIYRYRENKLRNIVKMNWS, from the coding sequence ATGTTAATCGGTAAAATTTATCATCTTAACCATGGATGGTTATGGGTAAAACAACATAAAGGTTGTTTAAATCTTAGTTTAACAGATATTTACCGTTACCGTGAAAACAAATTGAGAAATATTGTTAAAATGAACTGGTCATGA
- a CDS encoding transcriptional regulator (PFAM: Bacterial regulatory protein, arsR family~TIGRFAM: iron-sulfur cluster biosynthesis transcriptional regulator SufR~COGs: COG2345 transcriptional regulator protein~InterPro IPR001845:IPR014075~KEGG: cyh:Cyan8802_0425 putative transcriptional regulator~PFAM: regulatory protein ArsR~SPTR: Putative transcriptional regulator;~TIGRFAM: iron-sulfur cluster biosynthesis transcriptional regulator SufR): MNISLNQSSKEIILQYLLKNNKATVQEIAHAIDITPQAIRRHLKDLENQNLIDHEIMPLKSGRPQHLYYLSQQGRDLFPQNYGDFAVSFLDTMAETVGENQVSQVLAKQWQKKASFYREHIKGKNLAERVQKLAEIRRREGYMAELYCLNDSHQPGVEKFFLNEHNCAISDVAESYPQVCGHELEMFVSLFPDCKVERTNWINDGEHRCGYLITHE, encoded by the coding sequence ATGAATATTTCCCTAAATCAGTCTAGTAAAGAGATAATTTTGCAATATCTATTGAAAAACAATAAAGCGACAGTACAAGAAATTGCCCATGCCATAGATATTACACCCCAAGCCATCAGGCGCCATCTCAAAGATTTGGAAAATCAAAACTTGATAGACCATGAAATTATGCCCCTCAAATCTGGGCGCCCCCAACACTTGTATTATTTGAGTCAGCAAGGGCGAGACTTGTTTCCTCAGAATTATGGAGATTTTGCGGTTTCTTTTTTAGACACCATGGCGGAAACAGTGGGAGAAAATCAGGTAAGCCAAGTATTAGCCAAACAATGGCAAAAAAAAGCCTCTTTTTATCGTGAACATATCAAAGGGAAAAATTTAGCAGAAAGGGTACAGAAACTAGCCGAAATTCGCCGTAGAGAAGGATATATGGCAGAGTTATACTGTTTAAATGATTCCCATCAACCGGGGGTAGAAAAGTTTTTTCTCAATGAACATAACTGCGCCATTTCTGATGTTGCTGAGTCTTATCCTCAAGTGTGTGGTCATGAGTTGGAAATGTTTGTTTCCTTATTTCCTGATTGTAAGGTAGAAAGGACAAATTGGATTAATGATGGAGAACATCGTTGTGGTTATTTGATCACCCATGAATAG
- a CDS encoding peptidoglycan glycosyltransferase (PFAM: Penicillin binding protein transpeptidase domain; Penicillin-binding Protein dimerisation domain~TIGRFAM: penicillin-binding protein 2~COGs: COG0768 Cell division protein FtsI/penicillin-binding protein 2~InterPro IPR005311:IPR001990:IPR001460:IPR017790~KEGG: cyc:PCC7424_2896 penicillin-binding protein 2~PFAM: penicillin-binding protein transpeptidase; Penicillin-binding protein dimerisation domain~PRIAM: Peptidoglycan glycosyltransferase~SPTR: Penicillin-binding protein 2;~TIGRFAM: penicillin-binding protein 2), whose amino-acid sequence MQIVNRRRKSKNPVNPRPYTTLSNISQQKKKKWLTVGQKDQPIMILILVSLFLFGGIASRLAYLQIIQGQEFAQKATSNRTKIIPQAPVRGNLFDRQGRILASTRLSHSAYLLPRIQIQPNWEEVKVELATILNIPPEELQEKLKGENLDSPTLVKVGSNLTPQQITAIEENRQVLGDVELNIDSIRHYPNNRIASHVLGYTREIDAQELEQLRSEGYRLGDVIGKMGVEAGLENKLRGEWGGIVLETDGAGRVVRRVGMQEAVSGQDIQLTLDLELQKVAEEALGARRGAVVALDPNTGAVLAMVSYPGFDPNIFSDRITDEIWREVQGQGNPFINRSIVGFPPASTFKVVTAAAGMETGKYPPNTVLPTYAFLRRGGMALGEWNRSGFGPMNYIRSMAWSSNTFYGQIGYGVGGENLIEWSRKFGFGSRTGIELREETPGLIADNEWKQRRFNTDWTAGDTINMSIGQGFTLATPLQVAVMFAVPANGGYRVTPHLENDPETYLARRESLNMKPETINTLRQSLRAVVTSGTGGGSAVPNIAVAGKSGTAEAPPGKSHAWFGAYAPYDDPSIVVVAFVEHSGGGGGAVAAPIVQRVLSAHFNDNNN is encoded by the coding sequence ATGCAAATAGTCAACCGTCGGCGCAAATCAAAAAACCCAGTCAATCCCAGACCTTACACCACCCTTTCCAACATTTCCCAACAGAAAAAGAAAAAATGGTTAACGGTGGGACAAAAAGATCAACCGATCATGATTCTAATCTTGGTCAGTTTGTTCCTCTTTGGTGGCATTGCCTCTCGACTTGCCTATCTGCAAATTATTCAGGGACAAGAATTTGCCCAAAAAGCCACCAGTAATCGTACCAAAATTATTCCCCAAGCCCCTGTCAGAGGCAATTTATTTGATCGTCAAGGAAGAATTTTAGCCTCCACTCGTCTATCTCATTCTGCCTATTTATTACCTCGCATACAAATACAACCGAACTGGGAAGAGGTTAAGGTTGAACTTGCCACCATCCTCAACATACCCCCCGAAGAATTACAAGAAAAGCTCAAAGGCGAGAATTTAGACAGTCCCACCCTCGTTAAAGTAGGTAGTAACCTTACCCCTCAACAAATAACGGCGATCGAAGAAAATAGACAAGTATTAGGAGACGTAGAATTAAATATTGATAGTATCCGTCACTACCCCAACAATAGAATAGCCTCCCACGTACTAGGTTATACCCGAGAAATAGATGCCCAAGAATTAGAACAACTCCGCAGTGAGGGTTATCGCTTAGGGGATGTTATTGGCAAAATGGGCGTAGAGGCAGGATTAGAAAATAAACTGAGGGGAGAATGGGGCGGTATTGTCCTCGAAACCGATGGTGCAGGAAGAGTAGTCCGTAGAGTCGGTATGCAAGAAGCGGTATCTGGACAAGACATACAACTAACCTTAGACCTAGAATTGCAAAAAGTGGCAGAAGAAGCCCTCGGCGCCCGTCGAGGAGCAGTTGTAGCCCTAGATCCCAATACAGGGGCAGTTCTTGCCATGGTTAGTTATCCGGGCTTTGATCCCAATATTTTCTCAGATCGAATCACCGATGAAATTTGGCGAGAAGTCCAAGGACAGGGCAACCCTTTTATTAATCGCTCCATTGTTGGCTTTCCTCCTGCTTCCACCTTCAAGGTAGTTACCGCTGCGGCTGGAATGGAAACAGGGAAATATCCCCCCAATACAGTGTTACCTACCTATGCCTTTTTGCGTCGGGGGGGCATGGCATTGGGGGAGTGGAATCGTTCAGGTTTTGGCCCGATGAACTATATTCGCTCCATGGCGTGGAGTAGTAACACTTTTTATGGTCAAATAGGCTATGGAGTAGGGGGAGAAAATTTAATTGAATGGTCACGCAAATTTGGTTTTGGTAGTAGGACCGGTATTGAATTGAGGGAAGAAACCCCCGGTTTAATTGCTGATAATGAATGGAAACAAAGAAGATTTAATACAGATTGGACAGCAGGGGATACGATTAATATGTCCATTGGGCAAGGTTTTACCCTTGCTACCCCTTTACAGGTTGCGGTGATGTTTGCAGTACCAGCCAACGGTGGTTATCGGGTAACTCCCCATTTGGAAAATGATCCCGAAACTTATCTAGCCAGACGGGAATCTTTAAATATGAAGCCCGAGACTATTAATACCCTTCGACAGTCTCTCAGAGCAGTGGTTACTAGCGGTACTGGTGGAGGATCAGCTGTGCCGAATATAGCCGTCGCAGGTAAAAGTGGAACCGCAGAAGCCCCCCCTGGAAAATCCCATGCTTGGTTTGGTGCCTATGCACCTTATGATGATCCTTCCATTGTGGTGGTGGCTTTTGTGGAGCATTCTGGCGGTGGTGGTGGTGCGGTGGCTGCGCCCATTGTACAAAGGGTTTTATCGGCTCATTTTAATGATAATAATAATTAG
- a CDS encoding hypothetical protein (KEGG: mar:MAE_18100 hypothetical protein~SPTR: Putative uncharacterized protein) — MINDQQYLSQEESMEVEMALLTSQEKFLTRLTISSLRLLKIIAADLQVEISQLTPQQIITWMEKDSKIRREEGIDKAVLKWE; from the coding sequence ATGATTAATGATCAACAATACTTAAGTCAAGAAGAATCCATGGAAGTAGAAATGGCTTTATTGACTTCCCAAGAAAAATTTTTGACCCGTCTAACAATTTCTTCTTTACGTTTGTTAAAGATAATTGCGGCAGATTTACAAGTAGAAATAAGTCAATTAACCCCTCAGCAAATCATTACTTGGATGGAAAAAGACAGCAAAATTAGAAGAGAAGAGGGTATAGACAAAGCTGTTTTAAAATGGGAATAA
- a CDS encoding Aldehyde Dehydrogenase (PFAM: Aldehyde dehydrogenase family~COGs: COG1012 NAD-dependent aldehyde dehydrogenase~InterPro IPR015590~KEGG: cyh:Cyan8802_4209 aldehyde dehydrogenase~PFAM: Aldehyde Dehydrogenase~SPTR: Aldehyde Dehydrogenase): MIATINPATGETIQTFTPLTTAEIENKLDLADSTFQNYRKSSFESRANKLLKAAMILEDDAHEWAQLMTLEMGKPFQSAVAEVKKCAWVCRFYAENGADFLQDKVVETDASYSYVSYQPLGSILAVMPWNFPFWQVFRFAAPTLMAGNVALLKHASNVPQCSLAIATIFKAAGFPKGAFQSLLIESGQVEQVIRDSRVKAVTLTGSELAGQKVASVAGEELKKSVLELGGSDPFIVLEDADIEEAVEVAVTARMLNNGQSCIAAKRFIVVEAIAPTFEKMLLERFQALKIGDPMAEDTDIGPLATPSILEELDQQVQKSVECGAKVLIGGKPIQGKGNFYPPTILTNIPADSPAMTEEFFGPVALLFSVKDVKSAIALANSTSFGLGASVWTKDEKHIELCIRDIEAGAVFINGLVKSDVRLPFGGVKRSGYGRELSVEGIREFVNIKTIWQK; the protein is encoded by the coding sequence ATGATCGCTACCATTAACCCCGCTACGGGAGAAACTATCCAAACCTTTACCCCTCTTACCACCGCAGAAATTGAGAATAAATTAGACTTGGCGGACTCTACTTTCCAAAATTATCGCAAAAGTTCCTTTGAGTCTAGGGCGAATAAATTACTGAAAGCCGCCATGATTTTGGAAGATGATGCTCATGAGTGGGCACAGTTGATGACTTTGGAGATGGGCAAACCTTTTCAAAGTGCCGTGGCGGAAGTAAAAAAATGCGCTTGGGTATGTCGTTTTTATGCGGAAAATGGAGCAGATTTTTTGCAAGATAAGGTGGTAGAAACAGATGCTTCCTATAGCTATGTAAGCTATCAACCTTTGGGGTCTATATTGGCGGTGATGCCTTGGAATTTCCCCTTTTGGCAGGTTTTTCGGTTTGCGGCTCCCACGCTTATGGCGGGGAATGTAGCCCTCTTAAAACACGCTTCTAATGTGCCTCAATGTTCTTTGGCGATCGCCACTATTTTTAAAGCAGCAGGATTTCCCAAGGGGGCATTTCAATCTTTGTTAATTGAATCGGGGCAAGTGGAGCAGGTAATTAGAGATTCTCGGGTAAAAGCCGTTACCCTTACAGGTAGTGAGTTGGCAGGGCAGAAAGTCGCTTCTGTGGCAGGGGAGGAGTTGAAAAAGTCGGTATTGGAATTGGGGGGTAGTGATCCCTTTATTGTTTTGGAGGATGCGGATATAGAGGAAGCCGTGGAGGTTGCGGTGACGGCGAGAATGCTTAATAATGGTCAATCTTGTATTGCGGCGAAAAGATTTATTGTCGTAGAGGCGATCGCCCCTACATTTGAAAAAATGTTATTGGAGAGGTTCCAAGCCCTGAAAATAGGCGATCCCATGGCAGAAGATACGGATATAGGCCCTTTGGCCACCCCTAGTATTTTGGAAGAATTGGATCAACAGGTACAAAAAAGTGTTGAGTGTGGGGCAAAAGTCTTAATTGGTGGTAAGCCCATCCAAGGAAAAGGTAATTTTTATCCCCCTACTATTTTGACCAATATTCCAGCGGATTCCCCCGCCATGACAGAAGAGTTTTTTGGGCCGGTGGCTCTTCTATTTTCTGTAAAAGATGTCAAAAGTGCGATCGCCCTTGCCAATAGTACCAGTTTTGGCTTAGGTGCTTCCGTATGGACAAAGGATGAAAAACATATCGAATTATGTATCCGAGACATCGAAGCGGGGGCAGTATTTATTAATGGCTTAGTAAAATCTGATGTTCGTTTACCCTTTGGAGGTGTCAAGCGCTCTGGTTATGGACGGGAGTTGAGCGTGGAGGGAATCCGAGAATTTGTCAATATCAAAACTATCTGGCAAAAATAA
- a CDS encoding S-layer domain-containing protein (PFAM: S-layer homology domain~InterPro IPR001119~KEGG: syp:SYNPCC7002_A2605 surface layer protein-like protein~PFAM: S-layer domain-containing protein~SPTR: Surface layer protein-like protein): MSKFNSYKAGTALFLSLTLGSTSTLPLTTALLNPAPVMAQTTQFNDLSPNHWASEFVTALVQRGVIAGFPDGTFRPEAPVTRAQFAAMVQSALPQDAIRGGINFNDVPSNYWATGAINNAYRMGFLSGYPGNVFRPEQNIPREQVLVSLANGLNYSPTNNVDTVVGFFNDSNAISGFARSPIAAATENRIVVNYPNTRQLNPTRNATRAEVAAFIYQALSSRGQVATLSSPYIVSQLPVATDNRVMAGTQIPVTYEAEKILLTQDETVPISLTIRENIVNSSNVVVIPRNSVVVGQLRPSGNGTQFFAQRLELPDGRSYNINASSQVITETESVSRGTNVGTLVRNAALGTAAAAAIAGVTGDRTITTGELLIGTGAGLLATLIPQFLGRNRVDLLVIRPETNLNITLNSDFVAN; this comes from the coding sequence ATGTCTAAATTCAATTCTTATAAAGCAGGTACTGCCTTATTTTTATCTCTTACTCTTGGTTCTACTTCTACTTTGCCCTTAACTACGGCTTTACTTAATCCCGCACCTGTAATGGCTCAGACTACCCAGTTTAATGATCTTTCTCCTAATCATTGGGCTTCTGAGTTTGTGACGGCGTTGGTACAAAGGGGAGTCATTGCTGGATTTCCTGATGGTACTTTTCGCCCAGAGGCACCTGTAACGAGGGCTCAGTTTGCGGCGATGGTTCAAAGTGCGTTGCCTCAAGATGCTATTCGTGGGGGTATTAATTTTAACGATGTTCCTAGCAACTATTGGGCTACGGGGGCGATTAATAATGCTTACCGCATGGGCTTTTTGTCGGGTTATCCGGGTAATGTGTTCCGTCCTGAGCAAAATATCCCCCGTGAGCAGGTGTTGGTTTCCTTGGCCAATGGTTTAAATTATTCCCCTACTAATAATGTTGATACGGTGGTGGGATTTTTCAATGATTCCAATGCTATTTCGGGTTTTGCGCGATCGCCCATCGCCGCTGCCACGGAGAATAGAATTGTGGTCAACTACCCCAACACCAGACAGCTAAATCCTACCCGTAATGCTACCCGTGCAGAGGTTGCCGCTTTTATTTATCAGGCATTGTCTTCTCGAGGACAAGTGGCAACTTTAAGCTCTCCTTACATTGTCAGCCAATTACCTGTGGCTACGGATAATCGTGTGATGGCAGGTACTCAAATCCCTGTGACTTATGAAGCAGAAAAAATCCTCTTGACACAAGATGAAACCGTGCCTATTAGTCTTACTATTCGGGAAAATATTGTTAACAGTTCCAATGTTGTGGTTATTCCCCGTAATAGTGTAGTGGTTGGTCAACTTCGTCCCAGTGGCAATGGCACTCAATTTTTTGCTCAACGCCTAGAGTTACCTGATGGCAGAAGTTATAATATCAACGCTTCTTCTCAAGTTATCACCGAAACTGAAAGTGTTTCTCGTGGTACTAATGTAGGAACTTTGGTTCGTAATGCCGCCCTTGGTACTGCTGCCGCAGCGGCTATTGCAGGGGTAACGGGCGATCGCACCATCACCACAGGAGAGTTATTAATCGGTACAGGAGCAGGACTTTTGGCAACCCTCATCCCCCAATTTTTGGGCAGAAACCGAGTTGACTTATTAGTCATCAGACCTGAAACTAACCTGAATATTACCCTCAACAGTGATTTTGTAGCTAACTAA